Proteins found in one Acidobacteriota bacterium genomic segment:
- the cysW gene encoding sulfate ABC transporter permease subunit CysW encodes MAASRGFRPAPTLAERPAVRRALVGAALAFLGLFVFLPLASVFAQALRKGPAAYLAAITEPNALAAIRLTLLTAALVVPFHLVFGLLTAWLVAKFRFRGKGFLVALVDLPFAVSPVIGGLVFVLLFGRRGLLGPFLQLHDWKVIYAVPGIVLATIFVTFPFVTREVLAVMEAQGNAEEEAALTLGANGWQTFFRVTLPKVRWGLLYGVVLCNARAMGEFGAVSVVSGHIRGVTNTIPLHVEILYNEYDMTGAFAVASLLTFLALVTLAVRKLEEARVAAR; translated from the coding sequence ATGGCCGCGAGCCGCGGCTTTCGCCCCGCGCCGACGCTCGCCGAGCGGCCCGCAGTCCGCCGTGCCCTCGTGGGCGCCGCGCTCGCGTTCCTCGGTCTCTTCGTCTTCCTCCCGCTCGCGTCGGTCTTCGCGCAGGCGCTCCGGAAGGGCCCGGCCGCGTACCTCGCCGCGATCACGGAGCCGAACGCCCTCGCGGCGATCCGGCTCACGCTCCTGACCGCCGCGCTCGTCGTGCCGTTCCATCTCGTCTTCGGCCTCCTGACGGCCTGGCTGGTCGCGAAGTTCCGGTTCCGGGGCAAAGGGTTCCTCGTCGCGCTCGTAGACCTCCCGTTCGCGGTCTCTCCCGTCATCGGCGGTCTCGTCTTCGTCCTCCTCTTCGGCCGGCGCGGCCTCCTCGGACCGTTTCTTCAGCTGCACGACTGGAAGGTGATCTACGCGGTGCCGGGCATCGTGCTCGCGACCATCTTCGTCACGTTCCCGTTCGTGACGCGCGAGGTGCTCGCGGTGATGGAGGCGCAGGGCAATGCCGAGGAGGAGGCCGCACTCACGCTCGGCGCAAACGGGTGGCAGACGTTCTTCCGCGTGACGCTCCCGAAGGTGCGGTGGGGGCTGCTCTACGGCGTCGTCCTCTGCAACGCGCGCGCGATGGGAGAATTCGGCGCCGTGTCGGTGGTCTCGGGACACATCCGCGGGGTCACGAACACGATCCCGCTGCACGTCGAGATCCTCTACAACGAGTACGACATGACGGGCGCCTTCGCCGTCGCGTCCCTCCTCACGTTCCTCGCGCTCGTGACGCTCGCCGTCCGGAAGCTCGAGGAGGCCCGGGTGGCCGCGCGATGA
- a CDS encoding ATP-binding cassette domain-containing protein encodes MSVEVRNLARRFTDDGPPAVADVSFTAPTGAITAVLGPSGAGKSTVLRIIAGLEEPDAGRVLLSGEDVTTTPVQKRGVGFVFQGYALFGHLTVRENVAFGLRVRRVPRREAFAKADELLARVQLDGLEGRRPNELSGGQRQRVAFARALAVNPRVLLLDEPFGALDAGVRLELGEWLLRLHDETGLTTLLVTHDQPEAFSLASHLVVLFDGKVAQAGTPAELRAQTTDERLAAFLRVVRR; translated from the coding sequence ATGAGCGTCGAGGTCCGCAACCTCGCGCGCCGATTCACGGACGACGGCCCGCCCGCGGTGGCCGACGTGTCGTTCACGGCGCCGACGGGCGCGATCACGGCCGTGCTCGGCCCTTCCGGAGCAGGCAAGTCGACGGTCCTCCGGATCATCGCGGGCCTCGAGGAGCCCGACGCGGGCCGCGTCCTTCTCTCGGGCGAGGACGTCACGACGACGCCGGTCCAGAAGCGCGGCGTGGGCTTCGTCTTCCAGGGTTACGCGCTCTTCGGCCACCTGACCGTGCGCGAGAACGTGGCTTTTGGTCTTCGGGTCCGCCGTGTCCCGCGCCGGGAGGCCTTCGCGAAAGCCGACGAGCTCCTCGCTCGCGTGCAGCTCGACGGCCTCGAGGGGCGGCGCCCGAACGAGCTCTCCGGCGGGCAGCGGCAGCGCGTCGCGTTCGCGCGTGCCCTCGCCGTGAACCCGCGCGTCCTCCTCCTCGACGAGCCGTTCGGCGCGCTGGACGCGGGCGTGCGGCTCGAGCTCGGCGAGTGGCTCCTCCGACTGCACGACGAGACGGGCCTCACGACGCTCCTCGTCACACACGACCAGCCCGAGGCCTTCTCCCTCGCCTCGCACCTCGTCGTCCTCTTCGACGGGAAGGTCGCGCAGGCCGGCACGCCTGCCGAGCTGCGGGCGCAGACAACCGACGAACGCCTCGCGGCCTTCCTGAGAGTCGTCCGGCGCTGA
- a CDS encoding glucosidase, translating to MPQAGPLDPESLRLEEDRSRKANWKRWGPYLSDRQWGTVREDYGAEGQPWTYFPHDHARSRAYRWGEDGLAGFSDRHGLICLAPALWNGHDPILKERLFGLSGPEGNHGEDAKEYWFHLDGTPTHSYMRMLYKYPQAEFPYRALVEENARRTRLDPEFELLDTGVFAESRYWDVFVTYAKASAEDLLVTIEAVNRGPDAAPLHVLPTIWFRNTWSWGLDARLPRLEASAPPAGAAAIAVHHPYYGGRTLYVEGAPDLLFTDNISNARKLWGAEDEGRFVKDAFHERVVHGVTEAVNPAGYGTKAAAWFRFDVPAGESRTVRLRLTDRSLAAPFDEEFDRVLAARRDEADAFYARVIPRELSADAKNVMRQSFASMLWSKQYYGYDVARWLRGDPGQPSAPDERLRGRNAAWQHLFNADVLSMPDKWEYPWYAAWDLAFHTIPLALVDPDFAKDQLVLLLREWYMHPNGQLPAYEWKFEDVNPPVHAWAAWRVYKIDAKRSGTPDRAFLARVFHKLLLNFTWWVNRKDQDGNNVFQGGFLGLDNIGLFDRSKPLPFGATLQQSDATSWMGMYCLNMGTIALELAREDKAYEDIASKFFEHFMYISKAMNAPEHGTGLWDESDGFFYDVLRLADGHGIPMRIQSMVGLIPLFAVATLEPAHLEAFPGFRRRMQWFLDHGAAYGAKVETQTTAAGTRRLLSLVGRERLRRILDPLLDPDRFLSDHGIRSLSRAHRDRPFVVPWDGRELRVDYEPSESRTSLFGGNSNWRGPVWFPVNFLLIESLQKFHHFFGDTFTVEFPKGSGRELSLWQVADELSRRLTGIFLAGPDGRRPAFGGTGIFQADPHWRDLLLFHEYFNGDDGAGLGASHQTGWTGLVAKLLQQAGDGRPE from the coding sequence ATGCCGCAGGCCGGGCCGCTCGATCCGGAGTCCCTCCGCCTCGAGGAGGATCGCTCCCGCAAGGCGAACTGGAAGCGCTGGGGGCCGTACCTTTCCGACCGCCAGTGGGGCACGGTGCGAGAGGACTACGGCGCCGAGGGCCAGCCCTGGACGTACTTTCCGCACGATCACGCGCGCTCGCGCGCCTACCGCTGGGGCGAGGACGGCCTCGCGGGTTTCTCCGACCGCCACGGCCTGATCTGCCTCGCGCCGGCGCTCTGGAACGGGCACGATCCGATCCTCAAGGAGCGCCTCTTCGGCCTCTCCGGGCCCGAGGGCAACCACGGCGAGGACGCGAAGGAGTACTGGTTTCACCTCGACGGGACGCCGACGCATTCGTACATGCGGATGCTCTACAAGTACCCGCAGGCCGAGTTTCCGTACCGCGCCCTCGTCGAGGAGAACGCGCGGCGGACGCGCCTCGATCCCGAGTTCGAGCTCCTCGACACCGGTGTCTTCGCGGAAAGCCGCTACTGGGACGTGTTCGTCACGTACGCGAAGGCCTCGGCGGAGGACCTCCTCGTGACGATCGAGGCCGTCAACCGCGGCCCCGACGCGGCTCCGCTCCACGTCCTCCCGACGATCTGGTTTCGCAACACGTGGTCGTGGGGCCTCGATGCGCGCCTGCCCCGCCTCGAGGCGTCGGCGCCTCCGGCCGGCGCCGCGGCGATCGCGGTCCACCACCCGTATTACGGCGGCCGGACGCTCTACGTCGAGGGTGCGCCGGATCTCCTCTTCACGGACAACATCTCGAACGCCCGGAAGCTCTGGGGCGCCGAGGACGAGGGCCGGTTCGTGAAGGACGCCTTCCACGAGCGCGTCGTCCACGGCGTCACGGAAGCCGTGAACCCGGCGGGCTACGGGACGAAGGCGGCCGCCTGGTTCCGTTTCGACGTCCCCGCGGGCGAATCGCGCACGGTGCGGCTGCGCCTCACGGACCGCTCCCTCGCGGCGCCGTTCGACGAGGAGTTCGACCGAGTCCTCGCGGCGCGCCGGGACGAGGCGGACGCCTTCTACGCCCGCGTGATTCCCCGCGAGCTCTCCGCCGACGCGAAGAACGTGATGCGGCAGTCGTTCGCGAGCATGCTCTGGTCCAAGCAGTACTACGGCTACGACGTCGCGCGCTGGCTGAGGGGAGACCCCGGCCAGCCGTCCGCTCCGGACGAGCGTCTCCGCGGGCGCAACGCAGCCTGGCAGCACCTCTTCAACGCCGACGTCCTCTCGATGCCGGACAAATGGGAATACCCGTGGTACGCCGCGTGGGACCTCGCCTTCCACACGATCCCGCTCGCGCTCGTGGACCCTGACTTCGCCAAGGACCAGTTGGTCCTCCTCCTGCGCGAGTGGTACATGCACCCGAACGGGCAGCTCCCCGCGTACGAGTGGAAGTTCGAGGACGTGAACCCGCCCGTTCACGCGTGGGCCGCGTGGCGCGTCTACAAGATCGACGCGAAGCGGTCTGGCACGCCCGATCGCGCGTTCCTCGCGCGCGTCTTCCACAAGCTGCTCCTGAACTTCACGTGGTGGGTGAATCGCAAGGACCAGGACGGAAACAACGTTTTCCAGGGAGGCTTCCTCGGGCTCGACAACATCGGTCTCTTCGACCGAAGCAAGCCGCTCCCGTTCGGCGCCACGCTCCAGCAGTCCGACGCGACGAGCTGGATGGGGATGTACTGCCTGAACATGGGCACGATCGCCCTCGAGCTGGCCCGCGAGGACAAGGCCTACGAGGACATCGCCTCGAAGTTCTTCGAGCACTTCATGTACATCTCGAAGGCGATGAACGCGCCGGAGCACGGCACGGGGCTTTGGGACGAGTCGGACGGCTTCTTCTACGACGTCCTTCGCCTCGCCGACGGCCACGGCATCCCGATGAGGATCCAGTCCATGGTCGGCCTCATCCCGCTCTTCGCCGTCGCGACGCTCGAGCCCGCCCACCTCGAGGCCTTCCCCGGCTTCCGCCGACGGATGCAGTGGTTCCTCGACCACGGCGCGGCGTATGGCGCGAAGGTCGAGACGCAGACAACGGCCGCGGGGACGCGCCGCCTGCTGTCCCTCGTGGGGAGGGAGCGCCTTCGGCGCATCCTCGACCCGCTCCTCGACCCCGACCGCTTCCTGTCCGACCACGGGATCCGGTCGCTTTCCCGGGCGCACCGGGACCGCCCCTTCGTCGTGCCATGGGACGGCCGCGAGTTGCGCGTCGACTACGAGCCGTCCGAGTCGCGGACCAGCCTCTTCGGGGGCAACTCGAACTGGCGCGGCCCCGTCTGGTTTCCGGTGAACTTCCTGCTGATCGAGTCGCTCCAGAAGTTCCACCACTTCTTCGGCGACACCTTCACGGTGGAGTTTCCGAAGGGCTCCGGACGCGAGCTCAGCCTCTGGCAGGTCGCCGACGAGCTTTCCCGGCGCCTCACCGGGATCTTCCTCGCCGGGCCGGACGGCCGGCGGCCCGCGTTCGGCGGGACCGGGATCTTCCAGGCGGACCCCCACTGGAGGGACCTCCTCCTCTTCCACGAGTACTTCAACGGCGACGACGGAGCCGGGCTCGGCGCCTCCCACCAGACGGGCTGGACCGGCCTCGTGGCCAAGCTCCTCCAGCAGGCCGGAGACGGCCGGCCGGAATAG
- a CDS encoding DUF692 domain-containing protein: protein MGDRFGLPDLGVGVGLRTVHFGHILAKKPDVDFYEALTENFLDTGGRPLHVLDRVAERTPVVLHGVSMSIGGTDPLDFDYLRKVKSLAHRTKALWVSDHLCFTGVMGRNTHDLLPLPYTEESLKHVTKRVKTVSDVLERPLVLENPSSYVEFRASTIPEWTFFDRLLRDADCGMLLDVNNVYVSSVNHGFDPVAYLDALPHDRVVQYHLAGHTDKGTYLLDTHSARVKDEVWSLFRHANALTGPRATLLEWDEDIPDFETVHAEAKKALAHRPPLVRVEARVTAAAHA, encoded by the coding sequence ATGGGTGACCGCTTCGGGCTGCCCGACCTCGGCGTGGGGGTCGGGCTCCGCACCGTCCACTTCGGACACATCCTCGCGAAGAAGCCCGACGTGGACTTCTACGAGGCCCTCACCGAAAACTTCCTCGACACGGGCGGGCGTCCGCTTCACGTCCTCGACCGCGTTGCGGAGCGGACGCCCGTCGTGCTGCACGGGGTCTCGATGTCGATCGGCGGGACCGACCCCCTCGACTTCGACTACCTCCGGAAGGTCAAGTCGCTGGCACACCGGACGAAAGCGCTCTGGGTGTCGGACCACCTCTGCTTCACGGGCGTCATGGGCCGCAACACGCACGACCTCCTCCCCCTCCCCTACACGGAGGAGTCCCTGAAGCACGTCACGAAGCGCGTCAAGACGGTCTCGGACGTCCTCGAGCGGCCGCTCGTCCTCGAAAATCCGTCTTCTTACGTCGAGTTCCGCGCGTCGACGATCCCCGAGTGGACGTTCTTCGACCGCCTCCTCCGGGACGCCGACTGCGGAATGCTCCTCGACGTCAACAACGTCTACGTGAGCTCCGTCAACCACGGCTTCGATCCCGTCGCCTACCTCGACGCTCTCCCCCACGACCGCGTCGTCCAGTACCACCTCGCCGGCCACACCGACAAGGGAACGTACCTTCTCGACACGCACAGCGCGCGCGTGAAGGACGAGGTCTGGAGCCTCTTCCGCCACGCGAACGCTCTCACGGGCCCGCGCGCGACGCTTCTCGAGTGGGACGAGGACATTCCGGACTTCGAGACCGTCCACGCCGAGGCGAAGAAGGCGCTCGCCCACCGGCCTCCCCTCGTTCGGGTCGAAGCCCGCGTGACCGCGGCCGCCCATGCCTGA
- a CDS encoding putative DNA-binding domain-containing protein, whose amino-acid sequence MPELRALERWMQASIVHPGTIEEAIRSRAATRHVPLREAERAILPSKTMAPLERLAVYQGMYPLRMHDALAADYPGLRAFLGHHLFEHFVADYVAVHPSRSYTLNRLGDHVPDFVKTWHHPKRAFLADLARLELAVTETFDAEDDAAPAAPPAHVDSDWESRRFGIAPTLRLLAFRHAAGPALDALKAGRKASTRPKASWAAVHRRSFVVYRLDLSRGEFHLLAALAAGESLGKALRLAARKARSPLSPAAVRKAFRIWTSEGILRA is encoded by the coding sequence ATGCCTGAACTTCGCGCGCTCGAACGCTGGATGCAGGCCTCGATCGTGCACCCGGGCACGATCGAGGAGGCGATCCGCAGCCGCGCCGCCACGCGGCACGTCCCGCTGCGCGAGGCCGAGCGCGCGATTCTGCCCTCGAAGACGATGGCGCCTCTCGAGCGGCTGGCCGTCTACCAGGGCATGTACCCCCTCCGGATGCACGACGCGCTCGCAGCCGACTATCCGGGGCTCCGTGCCTTTCTCGGACACCACCTCTTCGAGCACTTCGTGGCCGACTACGTCGCGGTCCACCCGTCGCGGAGCTACACGCTCAACCGGCTCGGCGACCACGTCCCGGACTTCGTGAAGACGTGGCATCACCCGAAGCGCGCGTTCCTCGCGGACCTCGCCCGGCTCGAGCTCGCCGTCACGGAGACGTTCGACGCGGAGGACGATGCCGCGCCCGCGGCCCCGCCCGCGCACGTCGACTCCGACTGGGAGAGCCGCCGGTTCGGCATCGCGCCGACGCTGCGCCTCCTCGCCTTCCGGCACGCCGCCGGGCCCGCGCTCGACGCGCTCAAGGCAGGACGAAAGGCCTCGACCCGCCCGAAGGCGTCGTGGGCCGCCGTCCACCGCCGGAGCTTCGTCGTCTACCGGCTGGACCTCTCGCGCGGGGAGTTCCACCTGCTGGCGGCGCTGGCCGCCGGCGAGAGCCTCGGGAAGGCGCTGCGCCTCGCGGCGCGCAAGGCGCGGAGCCCGCTCTCCCCCGCGGCCGTCCGCAAGGCATTCCGCATCTGGACCTCGGAGGGGATCCTCCGGGCCTGA
- a CDS encoding CDGSH iron-sulfur domain-containing protein, with the protein MTDVKITVRNDGSLLVSGPVTLEDAAGQPFGLSGRTSIGLCRCGHSENKPFCDGSHARAGFKSEVVARELPPPKPKP; encoded by the coding sequence GTGACCGACGTCAAGATCACCGTTCGCAACGACGGCTCGCTCCTCGTGAGCGGCCCCGTCACGCTCGAGGATGCCGCGGGACAGCCGTTCGGGCTGTCGGGCCGTACCTCGATCGGGCTCTGCCGCTGCGGCCACTCGGAGAACAAACCGTTCTGCGACGGCTCGCACGCCCGCGCGGGCTTCAAATCCGAGGTCGTGGCGCGCGAGCTGCCGCCCCCGAAGCCGAAGCCCTGA
- a CDS encoding thioredoxin family protein, translated as MTGAPVFRRPMGALVVTLAFLAAAGRAHAASPSLVKWRPIVAGEAEAKKAGKLALYFFTADWCGPCHLLEQQVFSQKVVADQIAKDYVPILVREEVRGKNSPEMVTLANRYGLRGFPTLVVSRPGFDKGITMEGWDGPALAIEFLKGARQRFLTAEKAEKKKKT; from the coding sequence ATGACAGGAGCCCCCGTTTTCCGGCGCCCGATGGGCGCGCTCGTCGTCACCCTCGCGTTCCTGGCGGCCGCCGGCCGCGCGCACGCGGCGTCGCCGAGCCTCGTCAAGTGGCGCCCCATCGTCGCGGGCGAGGCCGAGGCGAAGAAGGCGGGCAAGCTCGCCCTTTACTTCTTCACGGCCGACTGGTGCGGCCCCTGCCACCTCCTCGAGCAGCAGGTCTTCTCGCAGAAGGTGGTCGCGGACCAGATCGCGAAGGACTACGTCCCGATCCTCGTGCGCGAGGAGGTGCGCGGGAAGAACTCGCCCGAGATGGTCACGCTCGCGAACCGCTACGGCCTGCGCGGCTTTCCCACTCTCGTGGTGTCGCGCCCCGGATTCGACAAGGGCATCACGATGGAAGGCTGGGACGGGCCGGCGCTGGCAATCGAGTTCCTGAAGGGCGCGCGCCAGCGATTCCTGACGGCGGAAAAAGCCGAGAAGAAAAAGAAGACCTGA